From one Bordetella genomosp. 9 genomic stretch:
- a CDS encoding ABC transporter ATP-binding protein: MVTENNLLDLTGVSKMFRTADGAARSVLEGVDFHLREGEIVALLGKSGSGKSTLLRIMAGLIPADHGSIRYRGQPLYGPAAGIAMVFQSFALFPWLTVRQNVALGLEAQGVAPAEREQRAEAALELIGLAGFGGALPRELSGGMRQRVGIARALATNPDVLLMDEAFSALDVLTGESLRDDMLELWEERRMGTRGILVVSHNIEEAVMMADRILIFASDPGRVRDEIHVTLPRPRNADSPEVRYLVDQVYSLMTAKPLPASSTGAPPAPVHQAYRLPDANVGTMEAVLELLAEPPLNGRADLPRLAEEAGLPDEELFPAYEALGLLGLAVVEQGDIALTPVGRRYAGAEQQERQEIFGRQLLAHIPLAANICHSLQQEPTGELPDKQFLDMLEEFLKADEAERVLKVAVEWGRYGEVYGYDYHTGRLHLPTTPAE, from the coding sequence ATGGTGACCGAAAACAATCTGCTGGATCTGACCGGCGTCAGCAAAATGTTCCGCACCGCGGATGGCGCGGCGCGTTCGGTGCTGGAAGGCGTGGATTTCCACCTGCGCGAAGGCGAGATCGTCGCCCTGCTGGGCAAGTCCGGCTCCGGCAAATCGACGCTGCTGCGCATCATGGCCGGCCTGATCCCGGCCGACCACGGCAGCATCCGCTATCGCGGGCAGCCGCTGTACGGACCCGCCGCGGGCATCGCCATGGTGTTCCAGTCCTTCGCGCTATTCCCCTGGCTGACCGTGCGGCAGAACGTCGCGCTCGGACTGGAAGCGCAGGGCGTGGCGCCCGCAGAGCGCGAACAGCGCGCCGAGGCGGCGCTGGAACTGATCGGCCTGGCGGGTTTCGGCGGCGCCTTGCCGCGCGAGTTGTCGGGCGGCATGCGGCAGCGGGTGGGTATCGCGCGGGCGCTGGCCACCAACCCCGACGTGCTGCTGATGGACGAAGCCTTTTCCGCGCTGGACGTGCTGACCGGCGAGTCCCTGCGCGACGACATGCTGGAATTGTGGGAAGAGCGCCGCATGGGTACGCGCGGCATCCTGGTGGTGTCGCACAACATCGAGGAAGCGGTGATGATGGCCGACCGCATCCTGATTTTCGCCAGCGATCCGGGGCGCGTGCGCGACGAAATCCACGTCACATTGCCGCGTCCCCGCAACGCCGATTCGCCGGAAGTGCGCTACCTGGTCGATCAGGTGTATTCGCTGATGACGGCCAAGCCGCTGCCGGCATCGTCCACCGGCGCGCCGCCCGCGCCGGTGCACCAGGCCTACCGCCTGCCCGACGCCAACGTCGGCACCATGGAGGCGGTGCTGGAACTGCTGGCCGAACCCCCGCTGAATGGCCGGGCCGACCTGCCGCGGCTGGCCGAGGAAGCCGGCCTGCCCGACGAGGAATTGTTCCCCGCCTACGAAGCGCTGGGCCTGCTCGGGCTGGCGGTGGTGGAACAGGGCGATATCGCCCTGACGCCGGTGGGGCGCCGCTACGCCGGGGCCGAACAGCAGGAACGCCAGGAGATCTTCGGCCGCCAGTTGCTGGCGCATATTCCGCTGGCCGCCAATATCTGCCATTCGCTGCAGCAGGAGCCCACCGGCGAATTGCCGGACAAGCAGTTCCTGGACATGCTGGAAGAATTCCTGAAGGCCGACGAGGCCGAGCGGGTGCTGAAGGTGGCCGTCGAGTGGGGCCGTTACGGCGAGGTCTACGGCTACGACTACCACACCGGTCGGCTGCACCTGCCGACCACGCCGGCGGAATAG
- a CDS encoding metallophosphoesterase: protein MRRPPLITRILAIGILLHVYIALRLIPEAPVPDPVRWLAVLYLLASCVLIPLGARARQMAPGWSRQAAWTGLMAMGFFSSLFVLTLLRDLLLLAVWAVGALRGLPADMASLRGTSALVVPALALLITLVGLFNARRLARVVTVDVPIAGLPPALSGFTIAQISDVHVGPTIRRPYVEAIVAAVNALGADVVAVTGDVVDGPVDQLSPHTAPLSNLTGRYGAYVVTGNHEYYSGAREWVAEFERLGLNVLSNRHVVITHNGARLILAGVTDYSAGQFDPAQRSDPRGALLGAPADATVRILLAHQPRTAEAAEPAGYTLQISGHTHGGQFLPWNFFVRLQQPFTAGLKKMGRLWVYTSRGTGYWGPPKRVGAPSEITRIRLVPARGG from the coding sequence ATGCGTCGCCCCCCTCTGATTACCCGCATTCTCGCCATTGGCATTCTCCTGCACGTCTACATCGCGCTGCGCCTGATCCCTGAAGCCCCCGTACCCGATCCCGTCCGCTGGCTCGCGGTGCTGTACCTGCTCGCGTCCTGCGTGCTGATTCCGCTGGGCGCCCGCGCCCGCCAGATGGCGCCGGGATGGTCTCGGCAGGCCGCCTGGACGGGCCTGATGGCGATGGGGTTTTTCTCCTCGCTGTTCGTGCTGACACTGCTGCGCGACCTGCTGTTGCTGGCGGTCTGGGCGGTTGGCGCCCTGCGCGGCCTGCCCGCCGATATGGCGTCCTTGCGCGGCACGTCCGCCCTGGTGGTGCCGGCGCTGGCCTTGCTGATCACGCTGGTGGGACTGTTCAATGCCCGGCGCCTGGCGCGTGTCGTCACCGTGGACGTGCCGATTGCCGGGCTGCCCCCGGCCCTGTCGGGCTTCACCATCGCCCAGATCAGCGACGTGCATGTGGGTCCCACCATTCGCCGCCCCTACGTCGAGGCCATCGTCGCGGCCGTCAATGCCCTGGGCGCCGACGTGGTCGCCGTGACCGGGGACGTGGTGGACGGGCCGGTGGACCAGTTGTCGCCCCACACGGCGCCCCTGTCCAACCTGACCGGGCGCTACGGCGCCTACGTGGTGACCGGCAACCATGAGTACTACTCGGGCGCGCGCGAATGGGTGGCGGAGTTCGAACGCCTGGGACTGAACGTGCTGTCCAATCGCCATGTCGTCATCACGCACAACGGCGCGCGCCTGATCCTGGCGGGCGTGACCGACTACTCCGCCGGCCAGTTCGATCCGGCCCAGCGCAGCGATCCGCGCGGCGCCCTGCTGGGCGCGCCGGCCGACGCGACGGTGCGCATCCTGCTCGCCCACCAGCCGCGCACCGCGGAGGCGGCCGAGCCGGCGGGATACACTCTGCAGATTTCCGGGCATACCCACGGCGGCCAGTTCCTGCCCTGGAATTTCTTCGTCCGGCTGCAGCAGCCTTTTACCGCCGGACTGAAAAAAATGGGCCGGCTATGGGTCTATACCAGCCGCGGCACCGGCTACTGGGGGCCGCCCAAGCGGGTGGGCGCGCCGTCGGAGATCACGCGGATCCGGCTGGTGCCAGCGCGCGGCGGCTGA
- a CDS encoding VTT domain-containing protein: MKDIEFLLLEYGPLLVFLNVLLEQAGLPIPAYPLLIVAGAMAVQGNLPWELTLVAAVVACLIADAAWYAGGKRFGSGLLNTVCRVSISRDSCIRQTQSLYWRTGPRILFVAKFLPGASALSTVMSGYAGLPFRRFLAYDAVGSVIWAGSALIVGAVFNDMVGQVIAVLGEYGGYGLMAIAVVLALYLGYRWGRRKRTIRRFAHVRRVTLDELDEMQAQGCVPVLLDVRASSDDPLPGAIAFDPHAAIGQEGQAWPLDAHIVVYCACPEEISAAVLADRLLKAGYRNASALAGGYNAWVARQQAAAASLAGDTPGPAASAPARASGG, translated from the coding sequence TTGAAAGATATCGAGTTCCTGCTGTTGGAGTACGGCCCGCTGCTGGTATTCCTGAACGTCCTGCTTGAGCAGGCCGGGCTGCCCATTCCGGCGTATCCGCTGCTGATCGTTGCCGGCGCGATGGCCGTGCAAGGCAATCTGCCCTGGGAGCTGACGCTGGTGGCGGCCGTGGTCGCCTGCCTGATCGCCGATGCTGCGTGGTACGCCGGCGGCAAGCGTTTCGGCAGCGGGCTGCTGAATACCGTATGCCGCGTGTCGATTTCGCGCGACTCCTGCATACGGCAGACGCAGTCGCTGTACTGGCGCACCGGGCCGCGCATCCTGTTCGTGGCGAAATTCCTGCCGGGCGCGAGCGCGCTTTCCACGGTGATGTCCGGCTACGCCGGCCTGCCTTTCCGCAGGTTCCTCGCCTACGATGCCGTCGGCTCCGTCATCTGGGCGGGATCGGCCCTGATCGTGGGCGCCGTCTTCAACGACATGGTGGGGCAGGTGATCGCCGTGCTGGGCGAGTACGGCGGCTATGGTTTGATGGCGATCGCCGTGGTCCTGGCCCTGTACCTGGGCTACCGCTGGGGGCGCCGCAAGCGCACCATCCGCCGCTTCGCCCATGTGCGCCGCGTCACCTTGGACGAACTGGACGAAATGCAGGCCCAGGGCTGCGTGCCGGTGCTGCTCGACGTGCGGGCCTCCAGCGACGATCCCTTGCCCGGGGCCATCGCCTTCGATCCGCACGCGGCGATCGGCCAGGAAGGGCAGGCGTGGCCGCTGGACGCGCACATCGTCGTGTATTGCGCCTGCCCGGAGGAAATCTCCGCCGCGGTGCTGGCCGATCGGCTGCTCAAGGCGGGCTATCGAAATGCCAGCGCGCTGGCGGGCGGGTACAACGCCTGGGTGGCGCGGCAGCAGGCCGCGGCCGCGTCGCTGGCGGGCGACACGCCGGGCCCGGCGGCATCCGCGCCGGCGCGGGCGTCCGGAGGCTGA
- the xerD gene encoding site-specific tyrosine recombinase XerD — protein MPRSAEAPSLQSRQDIDPSVAEFLDALWLEDGLSRNTLNAYRNDLAAFDVWLDEHEGRRISAAHTGDIEAWFASVHTDTRPTTANRRLSALRRYFQWALRERRIAQDPCLAVRSARQPLRTPKTLSEAQVEALLRAPRVDTGLGLRDRAMLETLYATGLRVSELMGLAALDVDLNQGVVRVVGGKGGKDRLVPLGAEAAHWVDRYVKHARPLLLAGRMCDALFVTVRGDAMHRQTFWLMVGRYARDADIRAPISPHVLRHAFATHLVNHGADLRVVQMLLGHADISTTQIYTHVARERLKTLHAQHHPRG, from the coding sequence CTGCCGCGCTCCGCCGAGGCGCCGTCGTTGCAGAGCCGCCAGGATATCGATCCCAGCGTCGCCGAATTCCTCGATGCCCTGTGGCTGGAGGACGGCCTGTCGCGCAACACCCTGAATGCCTATCGCAACGATCTGGCCGCGTTCGACGTCTGGCTGGATGAGCACGAAGGCCGGCGCATTTCGGCGGCCCATACCGGCGATATCGAAGCCTGGTTCGCCTCCGTCCACACCGATACGCGCCCGACGACGGCCAACCGCCGGCTGTCGGCGCTGCGGCGTTACTTCCAGTGGGCGCTGCGCGAACGGCGCATCGCGCAGGATCCCTGCCTGGCCGTCCGTTCGGCGCGCCAGCCGCTGCGTACGCCCAAGACCCTGTCGGAAGCCCAGGTCGAAGCCTTGTTGCGCGCGCCCCGCGTGGATACCGGACTGGGCTTGCGCGACAGGGCCATGCTGGAGACCCTGTACGCCACCGGCCTGCGGGTTTCCGAACTGATGGGGCTGGCGGCGCTGGACGTCGACCTGAACCAGGGCGTCGTGCGGGTGGTGGGCGGCAAGGGCGGCAAGGACCGCCTGGTGCCGCTGGGCGCGGAAGCCGCGCATTGGGTGGACCGCTACGTCAAGCATGCGCGGCCGCTCCTGCTGGCGGGCCGCATGTGCGATGCGCTGTTCGTGACCGTGCGCGGCGACGCCATGCACCGCCAGACCTTCTGGCTGATGGTCGGCCGCTATGCCCGCGACGCCGACATCCGCGCGCCGATCTCGCCCCACGTCCTGCGCCACGCCTTCGCCACGCACCTGGTCAATCACGGCGCCGACCTGCGCGTCGTCCAGATGCTGCTGGGCCACGCGGACATCTCCACCACGCAGATCTATACCCACGTCGCGCGCGAGCGCCTGAAAACGCTGCACGCGCAGCATCATCCGCGCGGATGA
- the alkB gene encoding DNA oxidative demethylase AlkB: MADSHAPPPATADLFGSPDEEAPWDEPIAPGAVLLRRYACSRAAELLAAVKAVAADAPFRHLITPGGQRMSVAMTNCGDQGWISDRRGYRYGAEDPLSGKPWPAMPDSLARLAREAAAHAGYADFAPQACLINLYRPGARLTLHQDRDELDLSAPIVSISLGLPATFLFGGLQRADRPRRFPLVHGDVAVWGGPSRLAFHGIAPLRDGVHPATGASRVNLTFRKTR; encoded by the coding sequence ATGGCTGATTCTCACGCCCCGCCACCGGCCACCGCCGATCTGTTCGGCAGCCCCGACGAAGAAGCGCCCTGGGATGAACCCATCGCGCCGGGCGCCGTGCTGCTGCGGCGCTATGCCTGCTCGCGCGCGGCCGAACTGCTGGCCGCGGTCAAGGCCGTCGCGGCGGACGCGCCCTTCCGGCACCTGATTACGCCCGGCGGGCAGCGGATGTCGGTGGCGATGACCAACTGCGGCGACCAGGGCTGGATTTCGGATCGCCGTGGCTACCGGTATGGCGCGGAAGATCCGCTCAGCGGCAAGCCCTGGCCCGCCATGCCGGATAGCCTGGCGCGCCTGGCGCGCGAGGCCGCGGCGCACGCCGGCTATGCGGATTTCGCGCCGCAAGCCTGCCTGATCAACCTGTATCGCCCCGGGGCCCGCCTGACCCTGCACCAGGATCGCGACGAACTGGACCTGAGCGCGCCCATCGTGTCGATATCCCTGGGCTTGCCGGCCACCTTTCTTTTCGGCGGCCTGCAGCGCGCCGACCGCCCGCGGCGTTTCCCGCTGGTGCACGGCGACGTGGCCGTATGGGGCGGTCCGTCGCGCCTGGCCTTCCACGGCATCGCGCCACTGCGCGACGGCGTGCATCCCGCGACGGGCGCCAGCCGCGTCAACCTGACCTTCCGCAAGACGCGCTGA
- a CDS encoding carbonic anhydrase, giving the protein MDLTFDFPQRLARGYQDFLSGRFHAERNRYRQLAEGQSPEIMVIGCCDSRVAPELIFDAGPGEIFVLRNVANLVPPYEPDSHYHGTSSAIEFAVNGLNVKHIVVMGHASCGGIRSYYDDAEPLAKGDFIGKWMSQIDATARKVDMTGDRVADLRRLELKVVEHSLKNLMTFPYISQRVQRGELQLHGAYFGVATGLLFVRDSKSGEFVPVGEGPADDGAA; this is encoded by the coding sequence ATGGACTTGACTTTCGACTTCCCCCAGCGGCTTGCCCGCGGATACCAGGATTTCCTCTCTGGACGTTTCCATGCGGAGCGCAACCGGTATCGACAATTGGCGGAAGGTCAGAGTCCCGAGATCATGGTCATCGGCTGCTGTGATTCGCGCGTGGCGCCGGAACTGATCTTCGACGCCGGCCCCGGCGAAATCTTCGTTCTGCGCAACGTGGCCAACCTGGTCCCGCCCTACGAACCGGATTCGCACTATCACGGCACCAGCTCCGCCATCGAATTCGCGGTCAACGGATTGAACGTGAAGCATATCGTCGTGATGGGCCATGCATCCTGCGGCGGCATCCGTTCGTACTACGACGATGCCGAGCCGCTGGCCAAGGGCGACTTCATCGGCAAATGGATGTCGCAGATCGACGCCACCGCGCGCAAGGTCGACATGACCGGCGACCGCGTGGCCGACCTGCGCCGCCTGGAGCTCAAGGTGGTGGAGCACAGCCTGAAGAACCTGATGACCTTCCCGTACATCAGCCAGCGCGTGCAGCGCGGCGAGCTGCAGCTGCACGGCGCCTATTTCGGCGTGGCCACCGGCCTGCTGTTCGTTCGCGATTCCAAATCGGGCGAGTTCGTGCCGGTCGGCGAAGGCCCGGCCGACGACGGCGCGGCCTGA
- a CDS encoding MetQ/NlpA family ABC transporter substrate-binding protein — MPASFPPRSSHLSFSAPRRRVLRALGAAAAGLAAAPVARVRAQPAPLRIGVIASVANEATEIAITQARDAGVNARLVEFADWVMPNVAVADGSIEANFFQHQPFLDLFNRSRGANLTSVAYGYSTTMGLFSKKVKRGEPMPHGASIGVPADPVNTGRALLLLQSMGLIKLKAGAAERATLLDVESNPLDLKFVAIEGAQAARAFDDVTASATYTTFAKHGGLDEKDGLAFDNNDPDNVRRYAIRWVALPEHAQDARLLKFIEVYQQSPEVKGTLRRLYGDLIDFPW, encoded by the coding sequence ATGCCGGCATCGTTTCCGCCACGTTCATCCCACCTGTCCTTCAGCGCGCCGCGGCGCCGTGTGCTGCGCGCGCTGGGCGCCGCGGCCGCGGGCCTGGCCGCCGCGCCCGTCGCGCGGGTCCGGGCCCAGCCGGCGCCTTTGCGCATCGGCGTGATCGCCAGCGTCGCCAACGAAGCCACGGAAATCGCCATCACGCAGGCGCGCGATGCCGGCGTCAACGCCAGGCTGGTGGAGTTCGCCGACTGGGTGATGCCGAACGTCGCGGTGGCGGACGGCTCCATCGAGGCCAATTTCTTCCAGCACCAGCCTTTCCTGGATCTGTTCAACCGCAGCCGCGGCGCGAACCTGACTTCCGTGGCCTATGGTTATTCGACCACGATGGGGCTGTTTTCCAAGAAAGTTAAGCGGGGCGAACCCATGCCGCATGGCGCGTCGATCGGCGTGCCGGCCGACCCGGTGAATACCGGCCGCGCCTTGCTGCTGCTGCAGTCCATGGGCCTGATCAAGCTGAAGGCCGGCGCCGCCGAACGGGCCACGCTGCTCGACGTGGAAAGCAATCCGCTGGATCTCAAATTCGTCGCGATCGAAGGCGCGCAGGCGGCCCGCGCCTTCGATGACGTGACGGCGTCGGCCACCTACACGACCTTCGCCAAGCATGGCGGGCTGGACGAAAAGGACGGCCTGGCCTTCGACAACAACGATCCCGACAATGTGCGGCGCTACGCGATACGCTGGGTCGCGCTGCCCGAACACGCCCAGGACGCGCGCCTGCTGAAATTCATCGAGGTCTACCAGCAGTCCCCGGAGGTCAAGGGCACGCTGCGGCGCCTGTACGGGGACCTGATCGACTTCCCCTGGTAG
- a CDS encoding AI-2E family transporter, which yields MSNSNLHYRTFIFLLIAVSIAFGWILWPFYGAVFWGTILAIIFAPLHRRLLARMGKRRNTAALITLMLCVLIAILPVILITGSLVQEGTALYQQIKSGDLNFGLYFERVINAMPPSVHALLDRFDLSDIRSLQQKLSAATVQGSQFLATQAFSIGQDTFQFVVSFGVMLYLLFFLLRDGAALSRAINRAVPLSEAYKKHLTRKFTTVIRATIKGNVAVAATQGLLGGLAFWVLGIQGSLLWGVLMAFLSLLPAVGAALIWVPVAVYFLVTGAIWQGVGLIAFCVLVIGTVDNIMRPILVGKDTKLPDWVILISTLGGMALFGLNGFVIGPLIAALFVAVWDLFALEGEAPAED from the coding sequence ATGAGCAATTCCAACCTGCATTACCGGACTTTCATCTTCCTGCTGATCGCTGTGTCGATCGCTTTCGGCTGGATACTCTGGCCATTCTACGGCGCCGTGTTCTGGGGCACCATCCTGGCCATCATCTTCGCCCCCCTGCACCGCCGCCTGCTGGCGCGCATGGGCAAGCGCCGCAACACGGCGGCGCTGATCACCTTGATGCTGTGCGTGCTGATCGCCATTCTGCCAGTGATCCTGATCACCGGCTCGCTGGTGCAGGAAGGTACGGCGCTGTACCAACAGATAAAGTCGGGCGACCTGAATTTCGGCCTGTACTTCGAGCGCGTGATAAACGCCATGCCGCCGTCCGTGCACGCTCTGCTGGACCGGTTCGACCTGTCGGACATACGCAGCCTGCAGCAGAAGCTCAGCGCCGCGACCGTGCAGGGCAGCCAGTTCCTGGCCACGCAGGCGTTCAGCATCGGCCAGGACACGTTCCAGTTCGTGGTCAGTTTCGGCGTCATGCTGTACCTGCTGTTTTTCCTGTTGCGCGACGGCGCGGCGCTGTCGCGCGCCATCAACCGCGCGGTTCCGCTCAGCGAGGCCTACAAGAAGCACCTGACGCGCAAATTCACCACCGTCATCCGGGCGACGATCAAGGGGAACGTGGCGGTGGCGGCGACGCAGGGCCTGCTGGGCGGCCTGGCGTTCTGGGTGCTGGGCATCCAGGGCTCGCTGCTGTGGGGGGTGTTGATGGCCTTCCTGTCCCTGCTGCCGGCGGTGGGCGCGGCCCTGATCTGGGTGCCGGTGGCCGTGTACTTCCTGGTGACCGGGGCCATCTGGCAAGGCGTGGGCCTGATCGCCTTCTGCGTGCTGGTGATCGGCACGGTCGACAACATCATGCGCCCCATCCTGGTCGGCAAGGACACCAAGCTTCCCGATTGGGTGATCCTGATTTCGACGCTGGGCGGGATGGCCCTGTTCGGCCTGAACGGGTTCGTGATCGGGCCGCTGATCGCGGCGCTGTTCGTGGCGGTGTGGGACCTGTTCGCGCTGGAAGGCGAAGCGCCCGCCGAGGATTGA
- a CDS encoding transcriptional repressor: MTDSVDLKGIGLKVTFPRLKILDLFRNSEQRHLSAEDVYRHLMNEGVEMGLATVYRVLTQFEQAGLLKRSQLGGNKAVFELNDGDRHHGHLVSTSTGDVEEFVDPEIERRLRQIADDMGYSLTEFTITIFATPKQA; encoded by the coding sequence ATGACGGATTCCGTCGATCTCAAGGGCATCGGGCTGAAAGTCACATTTCCCCGCCTGAAAATACTGGATCTCTTTCGCAACAGCGAACAGCGGCATCTGAGCGCCGAAGACGTCTATCGGCATCTGATGAACGAAGGCGTGGAAATGGGGCTGGCGACCGTCTATCGCGTGCTGACGCAGTTCGAGCAGGCGGGGCTGCTGAAACGCAGCCAGCTGGGCGGCAACAAGGCGGTGTTCGAGCTGAACGATGGCGACCGCCATCACGGCCATCTGGTCAGCACGTCGACCGGCGACGTGGAAGAGTTCGTCGATCCGGAGATCGAACGCCGCCTCCGGCAGATTGCCGACGATATGGGCTACAGCCTGACCGAGTTCACGATCACGATCTTCGCCACGCCCAAGCAGGCCTAG
- a CDS encoding LysR substrate-binding domain-containing protein has product MDFRQLRYFVAVAEELSFSAAARRLHVSQPPLSMQVKSLEDELGATLLHRTKRRVELTEAGTLFLEQARRALQHLERAGDVVRQALQGEAGEIRIAFTASVPMFEAFPRIVQEFRSRHPGARADLLHMSTGQQLQALADRSIDVGFLRPSILFCPPPDIRVLTLWSDRLMAALPAGHKLARGDGPLPMAALSGESFILFPRGLGCGLFEHVGVLASRAGFALQIGQEAREGATIVGLVAAGMGVSVLPETYAKTGIPGVVYRPLDTPDASSQILLAHRVGDETPLLARFFDTATASR; this is encoded by the coding sequence ATGGATTTTCGCCAGCTTCGCTATTTCGTGGCGGTGGCAGAGGAACTGAGCTTCAGCGCCGCGGCGCGGCGCCTGCACGTCAGCCAGCCGCCCCTGAGCATGCAGGTGAAATCCCTGGAAGACGAACTGGGCGCCACCCTGCTGCACCGGACCAAGCGGCGCGTGGAGCTGACCGAGGCCGGCACGCTGTTCCTGGAACAGGCGCGGCGGGCGTTGCAGCACCTGGAACGCGCCGGCGACGTCGTGCGGCAGGCGCTGCAGGGCGAAGCCGGCGAGATCCGCATCGCCTTCACCGCCTCCGTGCCCATGTTCGAGGCCTTTCCGCGCATCGTGCAGGAATTCCGCAGCCGGCATCCGGGCGCCCGGGCCGACCTGCTGCACATGTCCACCGGCCAACAGTTGCAGGCCCTGGCCGACCGCAGCATCGACGTCGGCTTCCTGCGCCCGTCCATCCTGTTCTGCCCGCCCCCCGACATCCGGGTCCTGACACTGTGGAGCGACCGCCTGATGGCCGCCCTGCCCGCGGGACACAAGCTGGCGCGCGGCGATGGCCCCCTGCCCATGGCGGCCTTGTCGGGCGAGTCCTTCATCCTGTTCCCGCGCGGCTTGGGCTGCGGGCTGTTCGAGCACGTGGGCGTGCTGGCCAGCCGTGCCGGCTTCGCGCTGCAGATCGGCCAGGAAGCCCGGGAAGGCGCCACCATCGTGGGCCTGGTCGCGGCGGGCATGGGCGTGTCCGTGCTGCCGGAGACCTATGCCAAGACCGGTATTCCCGGGGTGGTCTACCGGCCGCTGGATACGCCGGATGCCAGCAGCCAGATCCTGCTCGCCCATCGCGTCGGCGACGAGACGCCGCTGCTGGCGCGGTTCTTCGACACCGCCACCGCCAGCCGCTGA
- a CDS encoding Bug family tripartite tricarboxylate transporter substrate binding protein has protein sequence MRARSALTKFVRGFGLATAMATAVMPGIGHAADFPSKPIKIVVPYAPGGAVDIVTRLVAQKMGETLKQSIIIDNRPGGATNIGMDIVARSPADGYTLLTASNSLASNASLFSNLNFDPAKDLIPVGAIGYAPLVVVVPASSQFKTLQDMIAYGKANPDKLTFATAGNGSSGHLASELLKDEGKFNALHVPYKGGAPAITDMLGGRIDFMAINPVEAIPHIRAGKMTTLAVLDSKPSALLPGVPTISSLGLPNAAASVWWGLCAPKGTPADVVATLNDALQKALADSAVQSRLSELGAVTTPGSAADFGKFVQDETVKWSRVIKAGNIKAD, from the coding sequence ATGCGAGCCCGCAGCGCGCTTACCAAGTTTGTCCGCGGCTTTGGCCTGGCGACCGCCATGGCCACCGCCGTGATGCCGGGGATCGGGCACGCCGCCGATTTCCCGTCGAAGCCCATCAAGATCGTCGTGCCTTATGCGCCCGGCGGCGCGGTCGACATCGTGACCCGGCTGGTCGCCCAGAAGATGGGTGAAACGCTCAAGCAAAGCATCATTATCGATAACCGCCCCGGCGGCGCCACCAATATCGGCATGGACATCGTGGCGCGATCGCCGGCCGACGGCTACACCTTGCTGACGGCGTCCAATTCGCTGGCCAGCAATGCGTCGCTGTTCTCCAACCTGAACTTCGACCCGGCCAAGGATCTGATTCCCGTCGGCGCGATCGGCTACGCGCCGCTGGTGGTGGTGGTGCCGGCCTCGTCGCAGTTCAAGACGCTGCAGGACATGATCGCCTACGGCAAGGCCAATCCGGACAAGCTGACGTTCGCGACCGCCGGCAACGGCAGCTCGGGCCACCTGGCCAGCGAACTGCTGAAGGACGAAGGCAAGTTCAACGCGCTGCACGTGCCCTACAAGGGCGGCGCGCCGGCCATCACCGACATGCTGGGCGGCCGGATCGACTTCATGGCCATCAATCCGGTCGAAGCCATTCCGCACATCAGGGCCGGCAAGATGACGACCCTGGCCGTGCTGGACAGCAAGCCGTCCGCGCTGCTGCCGGGGGTGCCGACGATCTCGTCCCTGGGCCTGCCGAACGCGGCCGCGTCCGTATGGTGGGGACTGTGCGCGCCCAAGGGCACGCCCGCCGACGTGGTCGCGACGTTGAACGACGCACTGCAGAAAGCCCTGGCCGATAGCGCCGTGCAGTCGCGGCTGTCGGAACTGGGCGCGGTCACCACGCCGGGCAGCGCGGCCGACTTCGGCAAGTTCGTGCAGGACGAGACGGTGAAGTGGTCCCGCGTGATCAAGGCCGGCAATATCAAGGCAGACTAG